In Callithrix jacchus isolate 240 chromosome 18, calJac240_pri, whole genome shotgun sequence, one DNA window encodes the following:
- the DUSP23 gene encoding dual specificity protein phosphatase 23 isoform X2 translates to MGMQPPNFSWVLPGRLAGLALPRLPAHYQFLLDLGVRHLVSLTERGPPHSDSCPGLTLHRLRIPDFCPPAPEQIDRFVQIVDEANARGEAVGVHCALGFGRTGTMLACYLVKEQGLAAGDAIAEIRRLRPGSIETYEQEKAVFQFYQRTK, encoded by the exons ATGGGCATGCAGCCCCCCAACTTCTCCTGGGTGCTCCCGGGCCGGCTGGCGGGGCTGGCGCTGCCGCGGCTCCCTGCCCACTACCAGTTCCTGTTGGACCTGGGCGTGCGGCACCTGGTGTCCCTGACGGAGCGCGGGCCCCCTCACAGCGACAGCTGCCCCGGCCTCACCCTGCACCGCCTGCGCATCCCCGACTTCTGCCCACCGGCCCCCGAACAGATCGACCGCTTCGTGCAGATCGTGGACGAGGCCAACGCCCGGGGAGAG GCTGTGGGAGTGCACTGTGCTCTGGGCTTTGGCCGCACTGGCACCATGCTGGCCTGTTACCTGGTGAAGGAGCAGGGCTTGGCTGCAGGAGACGCCATTGCTGAAATCCGCCGACTGCGACCCGGCTCCATCGAGACCTATGAGCAGGAGAAAGCAGTCTTCCAGTTCTACCAGCGAACTAAATAA
- the DUSP23 gene encoding dual specificity protein phosphatase 23 isoform X4 produces MMIQPITAYPSREGRDRGASLGSSEPGFRVSAPPQALGQSRRRGRASPGTAPRRPRGPEGAGASDSCPGLTLHRLRIPDFCPPAPEQIDRFVQIVDEANARGEYLMCFLRCSPMKRIQVQSSLASWHSQVADAHRPGGPSM; encoded by the exons ATGATGATCCAGCCAATCACCGCGTATCCTTCTCGGGAGGGGCGGGATCGCGGCGCTTCCCTTGGTAGCTCGGAGCCTGGGTTCCGCGTTTCAGCCCCGCCCCAGGCGCTGGGCCAATCCCGGAGGCGGGGCAGAGCGTCCCCTGGGACAGCGCCCCGCAGACCACGTGGTCCGGAAGGCGCCGGGGCCAG CGACAGCTGCCCCGGCCTCACCCTGCACCGCCTGCGCATCCCCGACTTCTGCCCACCGGCCCCCGAACAGATCGACCGCTTCGTGCAGATCGTGGACGAGGCCAACGCCCGGGGAGAG TATTTGATGTGTTTTCTTCGGTGCTCGCCAATGAAAAGGATTCAGGTCCAGAGTAGCCTCGCCTCTTGGCATTCCCAGGTCGCTGATGCTCACAGGCCAGGAGGCCCCTCCATGTAG
- the DUSP23 gene encoding dual specificity protein phosphatase 23 isoform X1, which produces MMIQPITAYPSREGRDRGASLGSSEPGFRVSAPPQALGQSRRRGRASPGTAPRRPRGPEGAGASDSCPGLTLHRLRIPDFCPPAPEQIDRFVQIVDEANARGEAVGVHCALGFGRTGTMLACYLVKEQGLAAGDAIAEIRRLRPGSIETYEQEKAVFQFYQRTK; this is translated from the exons ATGATGATCCAGCCAATCACCGCGTATCCTTCTCGGGAGGGGCGGGATCGCGGCGCTTCCCTTGGTAGCTCGGAGCCTGGGTTCCGCGTTTCAGCCCCGCCCCAGGCGCTGGGCCAATCCCGGAGGCGGGGCAGAGCGTCCCCTGGGACAGCGCCCCGCAGACCACGTGGTCCGGAAGGCGCCGGGGCCAG CGACAGCTGCCCCGGCCTCACCCTGCACCGCCTGCGCATCCCCGACTTCTGCCCACCGGCCCCCGAACAGATCGACCGCTTCGTGCAGATCGTGGACGAGGCCAACGCCCGGGGAGAG GCTGTGGGAGTGCACTGTGCTCTGGGCTTTGGCCGCACTGGCACCATGCTGGCCTGTTACCTGGTGAAGGAGCAGGGCTTGGCTGCAGGAGACGCCATTGCTGAAATCCGCCGACTGCGACCCGGCTCCATCGAGACCTATGAGCAGGAGAAAGCAGTCTTCCAGTTCTACCAGCGAACTAAATAA